DNA sequence from the Penicillium psychrofluorescens genome assembly, chromosome: 3 genome:
ACCTGTCCAGCGAGGCGGCCCTGGCAGATCTCAAGAACCAGCCGTTTACCATTAAAGAGGGCGCGCAGTTCCGCATCAAGGTCGTCTTCCAGGTGCACCACGAGGTGCTGAGTGGACTTAAATATCTGCAGGTTGTCAAGCGGAAGGGGATCCGTGTTTCTAAGGATCAGGAGATGTTGGGGAGTTATGCGCCGAACACGACTGATAAGCAGACGTATGAGAAGAAGTGTAAGTCAATCTTCTGATTTACGGTCGGGAGAGATCTAATTATCATGACAGTCAATGAGGAGGAGGCTCCCTCTGGTATGATGGCTCGTGGCCACTACAATGCCGTGTCCAAGTTCcttgacgacgacgagcacACCCATTTGCAGTTTGAATGGTCGTTCGACATTGCCAAGAACTGGTAGAGACAGTCAAGACAGACAGTCTTTCGTTGAATTCATGAGCGGCCGATGTGTGTTGGTTTATTTCAGAGCGTGACCaatcttcttccttgttTGAGTCGAGCAAGCAAAACAAGATACAAGGGAAAAAGCCCGCGTCCGGGAAATCTGGTTGTGATATTTGCAGTCCTTCGTTTTTGTGTATATGTTCTactcttcttcatctttATGGCGATATCTTCGTTGCAGGACATGCTGTGTGTCAGATGCCAAATAGCCAGTCTCGTTCTGTGAATGCGCAGGATGAATCTTCCGTCCGTCCCAAAACTCCGGATAAAAGTGCATTGAAACGAAAATAAAATCCAAAGGGTATCATCACAGGAAGTAGTCAATCACTGGACTCGGGCCATCCTTattctgctgctgcgcctgctgtTCGTTGCGATGCACGTCGTTCTCGGGCGCGGCGTCGAAGATGTTAAAAAACCGCTCGCCCGTATCGCTGACCTCGAGCACACTCGCTAGGTTTCCGCACCGATAACAGTAGTTTGGAGCGCTCCAGACCGTGCTGAGCCGGTCGTCGTAGAGCACCTGATACCCTTCTTGGCATAACTGGTGAGCTCTTAGAATGTGGGACATGCTGTTGACCTCGAGGAATTTCCTGACGACCTGCGCGCCAAAGGTGTACCCCGCCCCacggggagagagggagaacTCGTCCCGGTCTGTGTCCGGGTCGGACCATACAAGGTCAGCCATCGGTCCCTCGTGAGGGATCTCGCGAAAGCGGTCGATGATTTTGATCTGGTCGATGGAGTGGATGGAGGGCGAGAGGCCGCCATGCACGCAGAAGATCTCGTCGTTGATCACCACACTCAGTGTGAGAAAGTCGAACATGTCGGTGAAGTAGTGCCACACGTTGGCATTGCCGTATTTCCGTGCGCACTCGGTGTAGAAGCCGTATGACTGGGTGACACCACGAGATTCGTGATTGCCGCGAATGAGATGAACTCGTTGTGGATACCGCAGCTTCAGACATATAAGCAGCGAGATAGTCTCGACACTGAACAGTCCGCGATCCACATAATCACCTGGAATCACATTAGCCAACCCGAAAAACAGCCAGCGTGCCACGCAGCGAACGAACCTAGGAACAAGTAGTTCGTGTTGGGACAGAAGCCGCCAATCTTAAAGATCTCGATCATGTCAAAGAACTGGCCATGTATATCCCCCACAACAGTGACCGGCGCAGCGATGTGGACGACATTGCTCTCCTTCATCAACAGCTCCTTCGCCTTGGCACATATCGCTTCGATGACCGAGTCTGCAAGTAATTCTTTTCGATAGAGCCGCTCGATGCACT
Encoded proteins:
- a CDS encoding uncharacterized protein (ID:PFLUO_004840-T1.cds;~source:funannotate); the protein is MPDHEDDLAATKTEGFKVGEKKTLEEYQELDKNDESLNRWKASLGLNTGTPIGDPNDPRKCIIKSLALEVPDRADVVIDLSSEAALADLKNQPFTIKEGAQFRIKVVFQVHHEVLSGLKYLQVVKRKGIRVSKDQEMLGSYAPNTTDKQTYEKKFNEEEAPSGMMARGHYNAVSKFLDDDEHTHLQFEWSFDIAKNW
- a CDS encoding uncharacterized protein (ID:PFLUO_004841-T1.cds;~source:funannotate), encoding MPGLPASIDLDECIERLYRKELLADSVIEAICAKAKELLMKESNVVHIAAPVTVVGDIHGQFFDMIEIFKIGGFCPNTNYLFLGDYVDRGLFSVETISLLICLKLRYPQRVHLIRGNHESRGVTQSYGFYTECARKYGNANVWHYFTDMFDFLTLSVVINDEIFCVHGGLSPSIHSIDQIKIIDRFREIPHEGPMADLVWSDPDTDRDEFSLSPRGAGYTFGAQVVRKFLEVNSMSHILRAHQLCQEGYQVLYDDRLSTVWSAPNYCYRCGNLASVLEVSDTGERFFNIFDAAPENDVHRNEQQAQQQNKDGPSPVIDYFL